The Gavia stellata isolate bGavSte3 chromosome 26, bGavSte3.hap2, whole genome shotgun sequence genome has a window encoding:
- the SCN2B gene encoding sodium channel subunit beta-2 produces the protein MSPEAWLPQPTLFLTGLSLLLSLAPTGLGMEVMAPATINALNGSSVKLSCTFNSCYKVENKQFSLNWTYQECGNCSEELFLQFRMKIMNKQLDRFGNRVEFTGNPTKYDVSFTLKNVQLEDEGTYNCYVLNPPDRQRGHASISLKVLTKEPPKHDSTVAVIVGASVGGFLAVVILVLMVVKCVRRKKQQRLNTDDQKTEEEGKTDGEGNPDEGTK, from the exons ATGAGCCCGGAAGCTTGGCTCCCGCAGCCCACCTTGTTCCTCACTGGCCTCAGCTTGCTCCTCTCGCTGG CGCCCACGGGATTGGGCATGGAGGTCATGGCTCCTGCCACCATCAATGCCTTGAATGGTTCCTCCGTGAAGCTCTCCTGCACCTTCAACTCCTGCTACAAGGTGGAGAACAAGCAGTTTTCCCTCAACTGGACGTACCAGGAGTGCGGGAACTGCTCCGAGGAGCTG TTCCTGCAGTTCCGGATGAAGATCATGAATAAGCAGCTGGACCGCTTTGGGAACCGGGTGGAGTTCACCGGGAACCCCACCAAGTACGATGTGTCCTTCACCCTCAAAAATGTGCAGCTGGAGGATGAGGGCACCTACAATTGCTACGTCCTGAACCCCCCGGACCGGCAGCGGGGCCACGCCAGCATCAGCCTGAAGGTGCTCACCAAAG AGCCCCCGAAGCACGACTCGACAGTGGCTGTCATCGTGGGCGCCTCTGTGGGTGGCTTCTTGGCCGTGGTGATCCTGGTGCTGATGGTGGTGAAATGCGTGCGCcggaaaaagcagcagaggctgAACACGGACGACCAGAAGacggaggaggaagggaagacaGATGGCGAAGGCAACCCGGACGAGGGCACCAAGTAA